The sequence TTGCCCCTGGTCATAGGAGAAATGGCTCTTGCTAAAGGCTTTTTCTTCTCCGTGCCTTGCCTGCCGCTGGGAGGGAACAATCACTTCGATTCCTTGAGCATCGATCTTTTCAAGCTCTTCCGTGTCGGCATATGGTCCGGCTTTAAACCGCCCATCAGCCATATAAAGGAGAGATTATGATGGACTTCCCGCTCCAATTTGCGGGAACTCCTGATTCCATAAGAATAACCATAAACCAAAAGCTTTAGCATAGCCTTGGGATCATATTCCGAATTGCCGACTTTATTCGGATTGATTTCGATCCCTAATGTGTTAAAATCCAAGGCCGCTACAAAAGCATCGTAGGCACGCACCGGATTATCATCGGCAACATAGTCTTCGATGCTTTTTGGAAGTAAGGCCATCTGATAGCGAAGGCCGAATCGATATGCCATAGCGTGTTTCCTTTCTTTGCCGCGTATAATAGCATATCTGGTGTTTGCCTTCATAGCGAAATACTATATATGTTAAAAATTTTCTCCCTACCCAATTACGACACAGTCTCCAAGGTGAGGGAATTTTGGGTTACCCACCCAGCAAGCTGTGAGGAATTTTCAAGTTAAATATGGTTAGCGCTTGATGTGTTAAACGGGACTACTCCTGGATGGTGCGGATAAACCCGTTATTGCTGGAAGCACCGACATCTGCCTGAACGGCAAAATCGTCAAAGTAAACATTTGTGGAACCTTTTCCAAAGGTATGCAACCCCAGTTCCGGCTGCAGCAAAGGGCTCGATGTAGGTGAAGTCAGGGTGTTTGAGCGGATAACGGCATTTGGTTCGTCAATGGAATCAATTAATTTCACGACATTCTGTCCCAAACCACTGTTTATGACATCCCACTGGACCAGGGTAAAATAATCATTGGTTGCCGACCAGTCCGCCACTTCATCCGGCGGCCAGTAAACATTGCCACGTAAAATTGAACGCTTATTAAAATCCAGCGGGCTATTATTAGCTGTCCCATAGCCGCTGGTATCTCCGATATACGCTTTGATATAATTATCCCGGACCCGGTACCCACTGGCTGTTGCTGTAGCTGACGAACCGATTACCTGTATCGGTTCATTTACAAATGTCCCTGTCGTATTTTTCATTGTCAGTGTCCCAGCAGCGGTATTGCCGGGCCAGGAGCCGGATGAAATGATCGGAGTGCCGGCCACAACTCCCCGAGCGCCGCTGGTTTGCCCGACAACGGTGTCTAAATTTTCAATCGCAACAGGTCCGCCGTTGCTAAAAGTTACTGAAGCCACCTCCTTGACCCTCACCATGAGGGTTGCCTCGTTAATGGGGAATATGGGATACGAAGTATCTCCTGCGGATATTTTGGCATCATCAATGTACCAGCCTTCATAATAATTTAAGGCATTATCATAACTATCAAAACGAAATCTGATTTTGATGGTTAGCCCCTTATAAGCCGAAAGATCAATGAATCTTTGCTGCCAAACGCCAAAGGTATCTTCTATTAATACTTGTTCCAGACCGCTCCAGTTCACACCACCGTTTGTTGAAATCTCGACATGTTTTTGGTCATACAGGACGCCACCTCCCGGTTCAGTTTTAATCCAAGTCCAATAGGACAACTTAACACTACTGCTAGTCGGATACAATTTAATGTCCGGAGAAACAAGCGTCGCGCTGTTTGTAACCCCGGTATCATAATTCCTTGTCAATTCTTTTCCGTAATACCAAGAATTGGTGCTACTCTTAGAACGGTATGTCGTTCTATGCCAAAGGTTCGTCGAACCCTTTAGCGGTGCGGGTGTTGTCCAACCGCTTAGTGATCCTTCCATATTATCTGCGAAAAAATTATTCAGGTCCTTGTATGCCAGCCACTTCCTGGTATTTCCGGAACCTGTCCCTTGCCACAGGACGATTAAGGTTTTCTTGTCTACTGGCACAATATTATTATCAAGGTTATCTAAAATAGTTGTATCCGTGTTGTCACCGCGAAGGAAGGAAAGACCATAGCTATTGTTATCATTGTCAAGCCGAAACGACAAACCAGCGGCAAAATATTTCGGAATCGGAGATGGGTCAAAGCCACCTACTGGTGGGGGATTGGGATCAAAACCGACCTTCACTTGAGCGTCATAGCTTAAAAAATTAGGGTCACCATATAAGTGGGCTGCGGCCAGATCTATGTTTGTTGCGGACGGTTCAAATTTGATCAGGCTCCCTGTGAGCGTTCCCCCAAGTGAATCTGTTCCGGTCACTCTTAAGGCACTGCGACCCATGTCTAATGCAAAGTTATCTAATGTTGATGTTTTCCAATTTGTTAAATCTGCGAATGTTTCTTTGAATTCTTTGCGTTCTTCAGCGGTAGAAGGCAGTGGCACATGGTACACCACTTCCCGGCTGGCGGCCCCTTCCACCGGCTCCTGACCAAAGATGCCGGTGGAATGAAGCTTTACAAATTTTTGTAAAACAATCATCTCCCGGTCCGCTACGCTAAAATCCGGCATATTGGGATCAGACGGATCCTCAATTCCAATTAATTTTCTATTGGTAACATCATTTTCTTTGTAACTATACAGATGGTTATTGATCATGATGGTGCCATTGCGCAGCGGCAGCCCGCTAGTCCGATCATGTGCCTGAAAATCTCCTCCTTTGGTCACGGTTTGTAGCATCTCACTTTCGGCAGCATACAACACATCCAATCCCACCGGAAAATAAGAATTGATATTTTCTTTCATGGTAAAAGTGACATTTACGCCCGACACACTGACATCGTCGTATCTATAAATGCTGGTGGACTTAGGACCGATTTTCAACCAGCCCGGTTTTCCGATGATTACACCGGGCGGAAACCCGCCGGGAACTTTTGTTTTCAGGGTCTTCGTCCCGATGGCGGGCCGTTCAATAATTTTAAAGTAATAGGGATAAATTTTTAGATCAAACTGCCCGGCATTATTGAGCAGGGTAAAGGCTGCGGCATTGTGCAGGTTTTCCAGCTCCGTATCTCTGTCTGACGCGCTCAAATAACGGCTCTCGGCATAACGGTATCCGGATTCGGCCAGAAAATAGGCCCGGGCGGAACTGTTGGCCCCCACCTGGCCGAACATGGATGTGCTGGTCAGTGACACCATGGCAGCCCCTAAAGCGGCCAGCACCACCATGGTGATGATCAGGGTGACAAGGATACTTCCTTTGTCATTCAGCCTGATTTTATGAAGATTTGATAATTTCATAATAATCTATATCGCAGATAGAATTTACATAAAATCTACAATGTACATAAGAACACGGTTTTAAAATCCCTCCCGCCCTCCCTTTACGAAAGGGAGGAGAAGAGTAACCCCTGCCCTTTTTTCCAAAGGAAGAACTTGGGGGAAGGAAAGTTTTTCCCGCATTAGTCCCCCTTTGGAAAAGGGGGATTTAGGGGGATTTCCGAATTTAGAAAGTCTGCTACCATCCTGTAAATGGCATCAGTGACGGCATCGGTTTCATTTAGAACTTCATTGCTGTTAAAACGCATAACCGTCAGTCCTAAGCCGGCGAGAAACCTATCACGAATTTTATCCCGCTGGGATTCATCTTTTTTCCGATGCTGCGATCCGTCCACTTCAATGACCAATTTCACTTTTGACGCAAAAAAATCAACGATATAGTTCTGTATCGGCTTTTGCCTGTAAAACTGCACACCCAAGAGTTGTTTGCCCCGCAACCGTGACCAGAGAACACGTTCGCTCTCAGTCAGGTTGCTGCGCAATTGGCGCGCCTTGTCTTTAAGGTTTGGGCGGTAATGCAGCATATTTCGTCTTTTTTTTAAATCCCCCCTGCCCCCCTTTTTCAAAGGGGGAAATACTTCCTCTCATCCATATAAGGAGGTTGACAGCCTGTGCGCGACCGCATTCAGACAGGAGAAGAATTTCTTAAAAAGGGAAAAGATTTTTTTAAATTCCCCTCGCCCCCTTTTTTAAAGAGGGTAACTTTTCTCCTCTCTTTTAAAAAGCGGCTCGACATGAGCTCGCCGAATGTGGAGGTTGGGAGGGATTTAAAATTGGCATCCTATTTATGAATGCATGTCCTTAGTTCCCCGTATTTCTCGGCCTCACCGTCGTGCTAAAGGTTTTATCGCCGACACCACTGTCCTCCCGGCTCATCACGATCACAACGTCAATTAAAGACAGTTCTTTGATGTCATCCGCAATTGTCCAGAGGGACGAATTACTCTTATAATAAGTCAAAGTGAACTGCGTAACGTCATCGATCAATATATCCCCGACACTTAAATCCGACAGGGTCACCGCGGCGCCTAAGTTAAAAAACATTTTTAGGGTGCTGCCGTCCTTTGCTATGGCTCTGCGACCGTCAATGTGATCATAGATGATATAAGGATTGGGCTGCGTATCAACCCGGGCGGCAATGGTGGTTATTTCCATCATCTCACGGTTGATGCGGGCCATGGCCAGTTGGGCTTTCTGGGCCATGTGCGCGTTTTCTTTAGTGATCACGTACCCTTTTGCAGCCATGACGATCCCCATGCCTGCCAGGGTAAACATCAGCGCGAAAATAACCATTGAGGCAATAATCTCAATCAATGTGAATCCGGATTCAGGATTCTTGTATTTGGAGAATATTTTCATAACTGCGATAATCTTTAAATCCCCCTGGCCCCCTTTGGAGGCTGTGTTGTAATTAAAAAAACCAGAGCTCCAAGAATGTTTGTCATTCCGGGCCTGACCCGGAATCCAGAATATTTTCAATCACGCTAAAGCGTGACTGGATGCCGGACCAGGTCCGGCATGACGTGAAGAAAACCAATCTGATTTTAAAATTGCAACACAGTCTCTAAAGGGAAGAATTTCTTGCTCCTTGATCCCCGACACCCGAGACCTGATCCCTTGCCCCCTTTACTAAAGGGGGAATCCCCGTTCCCCTGTTCTTTCTCGTCACTCGTCACTATTTACTCGTTACTATCTTTTGCGTCTTCAGCCTATTTTCTAAAAAGCACCGTCAGCGACTGGTTGTTGACTGTAATGGTTACCTTCAAAAGGTTGTTGATCCCGGAAGTATCCGGTGTTTCGTTACCGCCTGCAAATGTAATATAGCCTGTTACAGCCGTATAATCCCCATAATAAGGCGTATTGGTGGATATATTGCCGCCTTCAATATTGCTTTTAAAGGTGCTGAAATCATAACTTCCGTTCTTATAGTCATCTTCATAGTCCGCGGTAATCTTTTCCATGACACTGTTAAGGGAAAACCCATCCTGGACCATCACAACCGCCTCACCACCGCGTGTCAGGCTGGTACCCATGTACTCCACCAGCATGGACCCCAGAAACGCTGCCATAATAAAGGTAATAATAATTTCCAGCAGTGTGAAACCCCGTTCATTATTTTTATATGAAAATCCCCCCCATCCCCCCTTTGCCAAAGGGGGGCAAGGGGGGATTTCATGATTCGTTGTGACCAAGCAGGGCATAAAGGTTGGTATGAATGTTTCTTTCACTGAATAAACCCGGTGTTTTTGGTAATAATAATTGAGCGTGAGCCTGAACCGTCTGTCACCGTAAGGGTGCGGTCCGCTGCTTGTGCAATCTGGGCATCCGCATCGGTGCAGGGTTTACCCAAGCCATCAAAAGACACAGTGCCTGAAGTGACACTCATGCCGCTGGGCAACGTGATGGTGGGGCTGTCGCCGCCCGGAAGCAGTATGGGATTTCCATCCCCTTTTTTAGACAGGAAGTAGGAATTCCCGCTTAACTGGATGTACCAGACCGTATTGGAATTCATGGA is a genomic window of Desulfobacterales bacterium containing:
- a CDS encoding prepilin-type N-terminal cleavage/methylation domain-containing protein encodes the protein MKIFSKYKNPESGFTLIEIIASMVIFALMFTLAGMGIVMAAKGYVITKENAHMAQKAQLAMARINREMMEITTIAARVDTQPNPYIIYDHIDGRRAIAKDGSTLKMFFNLGAAVTLSDLSVGDILIDDVTQFTLTYYKSNSSLWTIADDIKELSLIDVVIVMSREDSGVGDKTFSTTVRPRNTGN
- a CDS encoding transposase; translation: MAYRFGLRYQMALLPKSIEDYVADDNPVRAYDAFVAALDFNTLGIEINPNKVGNSEYDPKAMLKLLVYGYSYGIRSSRKLEREVHHNLSFIWLMGGLKPDHMPTRKSLKRSMLKESK
- a CDS encoding DUF559 domain-containing protein — protein: MLHYRPNLKDKARQLRSNLTESERVLWSRLRGKQLLGVQFYRQKPIQNYIVDFFASKVKLVIEVDGSQHRKKDESQRDKIRDRFLAGLGLTVMRFNSNEVLNETDAVTDAIYRMVADFLNSEIPLNPPFPKGD
- a CDS encoding type II secretion system protein — its product is MRLIIRNNRGFTWIELLVVMVILAIISAVVAGSLMSSDTELIARTEVIKTHLRYAQTRSMNSNTVWYIQLSGNSYFLSKKGDGNPILLPGGDSPTITLPSGMSVTSGTVSFDGLGKPCTDADAQIAQAADRTLTVTDGSGSRSIIITKNTGFIQ
- a CDS encoding type II secretion system protein; translated protein: MKETFIPTFMPCLVTTNHEIPPCPPLAKGGWGGFSYKNNERGFTLLEIIITFIMAAFLGSMLVEYMGTSLTRGGEAVVMVQDGFSLNSVMEKITADYEDDYKNGSYDFSTFKSNIEGGNISTNTPYYGDYTAVTGYITFAGGNETPDTSGINNLLKVTITVNNQSLTVLFRK
- a CDS encoding choice-of-anchor J domain-containing protein, with product MKLSNLHKIRLNDKGSILVTLIITMVVLAALGAAMVSLTSTSMFGQVGANSSARAYFLAESGYRYAESRYLSASDRDTELENLHNAAAFTLLNNAGQFDLKIYPYYFKIIERPAIGTKTLKTKVPGGFPPGVIIGKPGWLKIGPKSTSIYRYDDVSVSGVNVTFTMKENINSYFPVGLDVLYAAESEMLQTVTKGGDFQAHDRTSGLPLRNGTIMINNHLYSYKENDVTNRKLIGIEDPSDPNMPDFSVADREMIVLQKFVKLHSTGIFGQEPVEGAASREVVYHVPLPSTAEERKEFKETFADLTNWKTSTLDNFALDMGRSALRVTGTDSLGGTLTGSLIKFEPSATNIDLAAAHLYGDPNFLSYDAQVKVGFDPNPPPVGGFDPSPIPKYFAAGLSFRLDNDNNSYGLSFLRGDNTDTTILDNLDNNIVPVDKKTLIVLWQGTGSGNTRKWLAYKDLNNFFADNMEGSLSGWTTPAPLKGSTNLWHRTTYRSKSSTNSWYYGKELTRNYDTGVTNSATLVSPDIKLYPTSSSVKLSYWTWIKTEPGGGVLYDQKHVEISTNGGVNWSGLEQVLIEDTFGVWQQRFIDLSAYKGLTIKIRFRFDSYDNALNYYEGWYIDDAKISAGDTSYPIFPINEATLMVRVKEVASVTFSNGGPVAIENLDTVVGQTSGARGVVAGTPIISSGSWPGNTAAGTLTMKNTTGTFVNEPIQVIGSSATATASGYRVRDNYIKAYIGDTSGYGTANNSPLDFNKRSILRGNVYWPPDEVADWSATNDYFTLVQWDVINSGLGQNVVKLIDSIDEPNAVIRSNTLTSPTSSPLLQPELGLHTFGKGSTNVYFDDFAVQADVGASSNNGFIRTIQE